A stretch of the Stigmatella aurantiaca genome encodes the following:
- the pyrE gene encoding orotate phosphoribosyltransferase, translated as MATPLARDHARLLELLTERSFERRRVVLSSGKESDFYIDCKRTALMAEGHFLIGRLLLDVILREASLAVGVGGLTLGADPLASAVSLTSYLAGSPIEAFIVRKEPKGHGTGQWIEGLAALGQHAPVAIVEDVVTTGGSTLKAIERAQAEGLNVLGAFALVDRLEGGREAVEAAGHRLFSLYTRKDFIP; from the coding sequence ATGGCGACGCCCCTGGCACGTGACCATGCGCGGTTGTTGGAACTGCTGACCGAGCGCTCCTTCGAGCGGCGCCGCGTGGTGCTCTCCTCCGGCAAGGAGTCGGACTTCTACATCGACTGCAAGCGCACGGCGCTCATGGCCGAGGGCCACTTCCTCATCGGCCGGTTGCTGCTGGATGTCATCCTGCGCGAGGCCTCGCTGGCGGTGGGGGTGGGCGGGCTGACGCTGGGCGCGGACCCTCTCGCCTCGGCGGTGAGCCTCACCAGCTACCTGGCGGGCTCTCCCATCGAGGCCTTCATCGTCCGCAAGGAGCCCAAGGGGCACGGCACGGGGCAGTGGATCGAAGGGCTGGCGGCGCTCGGCCAGCACGCGCCGGTGGCCATCGTCGAGGACGTGGTGACGACGGGCGGCTCCACCCTCAAGGCGATTGAGCGGGCCCAGGCCGAGGGGCTCAACGTGCTGGGCGCCTTCGCGCTGGTGGACCGGCTCGAGGGTGGACGCGAGGCCGTGGAGGCCGCGGGCCACCGGCTCTTCTCGCTCTACACGCGCAAGGACTTCATCCCGTGA
- a CDS encoding bactofilin family protein, whose protein sequence is MATAKDLTGASGDNTVVGPSILISGRLTGDEDLTVRGRVEGELTLSKTLIVETTGVVKANVAVRNAIISGVVVGNINATESVELTREGRMVGDIHSPRVIIVDGASFRGRVDMGEVEPGRVPASRPAVARPTTRAVATVPARPAVPARTAAPTPPSRPVPPPPPAKPASKPLPPPPPAAAAAARTEVSAPVPPVVGAGAKKKVVVKKKAR, encoded by the coding sequence GTGGCGACGGCGAAGGATCTGACCGGCGCGTCCGGGGACAACACGGTGGTGGGGCCCTCCATCCTCATCAGCGGCAGGCTCACCGGCGATGAGGACCTCACCGTCCGGGGACGGGTCGAGGGCGAGCTGACGCTCAGCAAGACCCTCATCGTGGAGACCACGGGCGTGGTGAAGGCCAACGTGGCCGTGCGCAACGCCATCATCAGCGGCGTGGTGGTGGGCAACATCAACGCCACCGAGAGCGTGGAGCTCACCCGCGAGGGCCGCATGGTGGGGGACATCCACTCTCCGCGCGTCATCATCGTGGACGGCGCCAGCTTCCGGGGCCGGGTGGACATGGGCGAAGTGGAGCCGGGCCGCGTGCCCGCCTCGCGCCCGGCGGTGGCCCGCCCCACCACGCGTGCGGTGGCCACGGTGCCCGCCCGCCCGGCGGTGCCCGCGCGCACGGCGGCCCCCACGCCCCCGTCGCGTCCCGTGCCCCCGCCGCCTCCGGCGAAGCCCGCGTCCAAGCCGCTGCCGCCGCCGCCGCCTGCCGCCGCGGCCGCGGCGCGCACCGAGGTGTCCGCGCCCGTGCCTCCCGTGGTGGGAGCGGGTGCGAAGAAAAAGGTCGTGGTGAAGAAGAAGGCCCGCTAG
- a CDS encoding rhomboid family intramembrane serine protease produces MARKPRILDTPSPAPASAPEPPPRRWTPVCTAVLALSVVMFFLDGFLLRRGLIPGGEWLERVGKPLALYGPLVQHGQPWRVITYAFEHGGPIHLLFNMSAAFTLGPSLERAIGPWRFLGLSLVTCVGSAAFALLFDFEQPTVGASGMILGWLGALLPISPGYTRRQLGMWLLQIALISLIPGVSWAGHLGGVLFGLPCGLALKMGKAVYARALPLLLFIAAVVALFAAYPERRGGF; encoded by the coding sequence ATGGCGCGCAAGCCTCGCATCCTGGATACCCCCAGCCCCGCCCCCGCCTCGGCCCCCGAGCCCCCGCCCCGGCGGTGGACGCCGGTGTGCACGGCCGTGCTCGCCCTCTCGGTGGTGATGTTCTTCCTGGATGGGTTCCTGCTGCGCCGGGGGCTGATTCCCGGCGGCGAGTGGCTGGAGCGGGTGGGCAAGCCGCTCGCCCTCTACGGCCCCCTGGTCCAGCACGGCCAGCCCTGGCGCGTCATCACCTATGCCTTCGAGCACGGCGGCCCCATCCACCTGCTCTTCAACATGTCGGCGGCCTTCACGCTCGGCCCCAGCCTGGAGCGGGCCATTGGCCCGTGGCGCTTCCTGGGGCTCTCGCTGGTGACGTGCGTGGGCTCGGCCGCCTTCGCGCTGCTGTTCGACTTCGAGCAGCCCACCGTGGGCGCCTCGGGCATGATTCTGGGCTGGCTGGGCGCGCTGCTGCCCATCTCCCCGGGCTACACGCGGCGGCAGCTGGGCATGTGGCTGCTGCAGATTGCCCTCATCAGCCTCATTCCGGGCGTGAGCTGGGCGGGGCACCTGGGCGGTGTCCTCTTTGGCCTGCCCTGCGGCCTAGCGCTGAAGATGGGCAAGGCCGTCTACGCGCGCGCCCTGCCCCTGCTGCTCTTCATCGCCGCCGTGGTGGCCCTGTTCGCGGCCTACCCGGAGCGGCGCGGAGGTTTCTGA
- the nadB gene encoding L-aspartate oxidase: protein MPQRFDFLVLGGGVAGLSFALQAARHGSVAVLTKRERYESNTQYAQGGIASVLAPTDSFEAHVQDTLVAGAGLNHLDAVEVTVREGPQRIQELVEFGAEFNRHSSGEFDLTREGGHSARRIIHAGDITGREVQRALLAACDAQPNITFLQHTAAIDLILDRRTTPGKAGRCVGAYVLAENGRIDTFLCKVTVLATGGAGKVYLYTSNPDVATGDGVAMAYRAGAQVANMEFYQFHPTCLYHPEAKSFLISEALRGEGGKLRLRNGQTFMERYHPMGALAPRDVVARAIDAELKRTGDDCVHLDMTHLGRAFLTDRFPNIYSTCKAFNIDMAVQPIPVVPAAHYMCGGVVTDLHGRTSVPGLYAVGEVAHTGLHGANRLASNSLLEGLVFGHRAAVTTADEVRALTSSPQEAPEWDAGSAVDSDESVVVTHNWDEIRRLMWNYVGIVRTDKRLMRARRRLDLLREEIRDYYWRFKVTPDVIELRNIADVAHLIVDCASRRKESRGLHFTLDYPNTDDHHGLRDTVVSRGP, encoded by the coding sequence ATGCCCCAGCGCTTCGACTTCCTCGTCCTAGGGGGCGGTGTCGCAGGCCTCTCCTTCGCCCTCCAAGCCGCCCGGCATGGCTCCGTGGCCGTGCTGACCAAGCGTGAACGTTACGAGAGCAACACCCAGTACGCCCAGGGGGGCATCGCCAGCGTGCTGGCCCCCACCGACAGCTTCGAGGCCCACGTCCAGGACACCCTGGTGGCCGGCGCGGGGCTCAACCACCTGGACGCGGTGGAAGTCACGGTGCGCGAGGGGCCCCAGCGCATCCAGGAGCTCGTCGAGTTCGGCGCCGAGTTCAACCGGCACTCCAGCGGCGAGTTCGACCTGACGCGCGAGGGCGGCCACTCCGCGCGGCGCATCATCCACGCCGGGGACATCACCGGCCGCGAGGTGCAGCGCGCCCTGCTCGCCGCGTGCGATGCCCAGCCCAACATCACCTTCCTGCAGCACACCGCCGCGATTGATCTCATCCTCGACCGGCGCACCACCCCGGGGAAGGCTGGCCGGTGCGTGGGCGCGTACGTGCTCGCCGAGAACGGCCGCATCGACACGTTCCTGTGCAAGGTGACGGTGCTGGCCACCGGCGGCGCGGGCAAGGTGTACCTGTACACCTCCAACCCGGATGTGGCCACGGGGGACGGGGTGGCCATGGCCTACCGGGCGGGCGCCCAGGTGGCCAACATGGAGTTCTACCAGTTCCACCCCACGTGCCTGTACCACCCGGAGGCCAAGAGCTTCCTCATCAGCGAGGCGCTCCGGGGCGAGGGCGGCAAGCTGCGGCTGCGCAACGGGCAGACCTTCATGGAGCGCTACCACCCCATGGGCGCGCTGGCCCCCCGCGACGTGGTGGCCCGCGCCATCGACGCGGAGCTCAAGCGCACCGGCGATGACTGCGTCCACCTGGACATGACGCACCTGGGGCGCGCGTTCCTCACCGACCGCTTCCCCAACATCTACTCCACCTGCAAGGCCTTCAACATCGACATGGCCGTGCAGCCCATCCCCGTGGTGCCCGCGGCCCACTACATGTGCGGCGGCGTGGTGACGGATCTGCACGGCCGCACCTCCGTACCCGGCCTGTACGCGGTGGGCGAGGTGGCCCACACCGGGCTGCATGGGGCCAACCGGCTCGCCTCCAACTCGCTGCTGGAGGGGCTCGTCTTCGGGCACCGGGCCGCCGTGACCACCGCCGATGAGGTCCGCGCCCTCACCTCCTCCCCCCAGGAGGCCCCCGAGTGGGATGCCGGCAGCGCGGTGGACTCGGACGAGAGCGTCGTCGTCACCCACAACTGGGATGAGATCCGCCGGCTCATGTGGAACTACGTGGGCATCGTCCGCACGGACAAGCGGTTGATGCGCGCCCGGCGCCGGTTGGACCTGCTGCGCGAGGAGATCCGCGACTACTACTGGCGCTTCAAGGTGACGCCGGACGTCATCGAGCTGCGCAACATCGCCGACGTGGCCCACCTCATCGTCGACTGCGCCAGCCGCCGCAAGGAGAGCCGCGGCCTGCACTTCACGCTCGACTACCCCAACACGGATGACCACCACGGGCTGCGCGACACGGTGGTCTCCCGCGGGCCCTGA
- a CDS encoding lytic transglycosylase domain-containing protein produces the protein MRMRFAIILCGLLLPLGAWASEGIYRYVEKDGTIIYTNVPPPGGKKARKLKGTFTEAPKASSAVRGRSSIPEELEPHVSTASQRYRIPASLVRAIIQAESNFDPKAVSPKGACGLMQLMPQTATEMYVKDIFDEKENIEGGVRYLRVLANTFEGDMVKMIAAYNAGPHAVRKYGGNVPPYTETQEYVRKVLQLYHHYKERERLVSNGPREANADGDDASGGAGDGSR, from the coding sequence ATGCGCATGCGCTTCGCCATCATTCTCTGCGGGTTGCTGCTTCCCCTGGGGGCCTGGGCCTCCGAGGGCATCTACCGCTACGTGGAGAAGGACGGCACCATCATCTATACGAACGTGCCGCCGCCGGGGGGCAAGAAGGCCCGCAAGCTCAAGGGCACCTTCACCGAGGCGCCCAAGGCCTCCTCCGCCGTGCGCGGGCGGTCGAGCATCCCCGAGGAGCTCGAGCCGCACGTCTCCACGGCCTCCCAGCGCTACCGCATCCCCGCGAGCCTGGTGCGCGCCATCATCCAGGCCGAGAGCAACTTCGACCCCAAAGCCGTGTCCCCCAAGGGCGCCTGTGGGCTGATGCAGCTCATGCCCCAGACGGCGACGGAGATGTACGTGAAGGACATCTTCGACGAGAAGGAGAACATCGAGGGCGGGGTGCGCTACCTGCGGGTGCTCGCCAACACCTTCGAGGGGGACATGGTGAAGATGATCGCCGCGTACAACGCGGGGCCGCATGCGGTCCGCAAGTACGGCGGCAACGTGCCTCCCTACACGGAGACGCAGGAGTACGTGCGCAAGGTCCTGCAGCTCTACCACCACTACAAAGAGCGCGAGCGGCTCGTCAGCAACGGGCCCCGCGAAGCGAATGCCGATGGCGACGACGCGAGCGGCGGGGCCGGAGACGGGTCCCGTTGA
- a CDS encoding ParB/RepB/Spo0J family partition protein — protein sequence MDAENRVDGEDGQPEMPQEQSSAPPPQEGASAHPEEPGQGALPEGGTEPSPDTAASGESAPGEAEASHGGEPQGTPEEPAAEAPSAQAEPADEPREEPSPEPAAELRPPPSLDRMVLASLPLEQLEEDATFRIRPPGEISALATDIARLGQLFPVDVRAVGQDRYQIICGFRRVAALRFLKRDRVQARVHEALSDEDALLIALAAAIHANPVDREELEAKRESLESAGRLSAAARDMLEKALESDDSLAPESMEEEVDADELAADAAQRLGALNQDLSLLADVFLSLDEARRAELLMQLRYSSELVEYLENL from the coding sequence ATGGACGCCGAGAACAGGGTCGACGGAGAGGACGGGCAGCCGGAGATGCCACAGGAGCAGTCTTCGGCCCCTCCGCCGCAGGAGGGGGCATCCGCTCACCCCGAGGAGCCGGGGCAGGGCGCTTTGCCCGAAGGGGGGACGGAGCCGTCCCCGGACACGGCTGCCTCCGGCGAGTCCGCTCCGGGCGAGGCGGAGGCTTCGCATGGCGGGGAGCCGCAAGGCACGCCGGAGGAGCCCGCCGCCGAGGCTCCGTCCGCGCAGGCCGAGCCCGCCGACGAGCCTCGGGAGGAGCCCTCCCCGGAGCCCGCGGCCGAGCTGCGGCCGCCGCCTTCGCTGGACCGGATGGTGCTGGCCTCGCTGCCGCTGGAGCAGCTGGAGGAGGACGCCACCTTCCGCATCCGTCCGCCCGGGGAGATCTCCGCGCTGGCCACGGACATCGCCCGGCTGGGGCAGCTGTTCCCGGTGGACGTGCGCGCCGTGGGGCAGGATCGCTACCAGATCATCTGCGGCTTCCGGCGCGTGGCGGCCCTGCGCTTCCTCAAGCGGGACCGGGTCCAGGCGCGCGTCCACGAGGCGCTGTCGGACGAGGACGCGCTGCTCATCGCCCTGGCGGCGGCCATTCACGCCAACCCCGTGGACCGCGAGGAGCTGGAGGCCAAGCGCGAGTCGCTGGAGTCCGCGGGGCGCCTGAGCGCCGCGGCGCGGGACATGCTGGAGAAGGCGCTGGAGTCCGACGACTCGCTGGCGCCGGAGTCGATGGAGGAGGAAGTGGACGCGGACGAGCTGGCCGCGGACGCCGCCCAGCGGCTGGGCGCCCTCAACCAGGATCTGTCCCTGCTCGCCGACGTGTTCCTCTCGTTGGATGAGGCACGCCGGGCGGAGCTGCTGATGCAACTGCGGTACTCGTCCGAGCTGGTGGAGTACCTGGAGAACCTGTGA
- a CDS encoding tetratricopeptide repeat protein, giving the protein MATTRAAGPETGPVDDEFLNLLYRGGELLSAGKLTEAQGYLERAHQMQPKNEKGQNLLGLTYFKLGLFDRAAEIYEMLVRENPVDPTLRVNLGLVYLKTNALQRAVREFEVAVDLSPDHKKAHNYLGLALAQQSEYGRAREHFLLSGSDAMAEKMSRAIAGETFVRETPVPLAPERGFPELERPAAASPQGSAPPADAASEELDIDVIEEEPTPPVATPPPGLVARPPALTPRQAPPPPPEDDWGAQFGLDEVPAPQTQPLGEFPEIDADALGSEQAPEQPPLELPVLSAEELAPQAEAAPEVAPVEVAPAAEPEASAPPMGMEMGALAEASSWAEALPGSEEVPQESPFSEPPPPPPAEAASEVPVMSLEELSEDGMPVLTAEPENAEDLAAMAQHEPPPVPVAPEPEALAELPPAEDAFAEAPLPEPVPDVYAVEAPAETEAFAAPVVPAPMLGELAPVLPLADPGAPGTFAVGPEGCSVKVAGQVLLRLEGLVAFSGNLTFQPETKRFRGRATDKPFGEGAGQMVRASGQGALFVEPAARRSFVAMDLGEESAYFRDESVFGFEEPVVFENGRVPSEVAPDLDLVHLRGSGKVLLSLAGPLRLVPVGMQRPVSVPLTHLVGWQGNLTPRVVALLHGGAGEILKTAVELSGEGFALICLPVR; this is encoded by the coding sequence ATGGCGACGACGCGAGCGGCGGGGCCGGAGACGGGTCCCGTTGACGACGAGTTCCTGAACCTTCTCTACCGCGGCGGTGAGCTGCTGTCGGCCGGGAAGCTCACCGAGGCCCAGGGCTACCTCGAGCGGGCCCACCAGATGCAGCCGAAGAACGAGAAGGGGCAGAACCTTCTCGGGCTGACGTATTTCAAGCTGGGGCTCTTCGACCGGGCGGCGGAAATCTACGAGATGCTGGTGCGGGAGAACCCCGTGGACCCCACGCTGCGGGTCAACCTGGGGCTCGTGTACCTGAAGACCAACGCCCTTCAGCGCGCGGTGCGCGAGTTCGAGGTGGCGGTGGACTTGTCGCCGGACCACAAGAAGGCGCACAACTACCTGGGGCTGGCGCTGGCCCAGCAGAGCGAGTACGGGCGGGCGCGCGAGCACTTCCTCCTGTCGGGCAGCGATGCCATGGCCGAGAAGATGTCCCGCGCCATCGCCGGGGAGACGTTCGTCCGGGAGACGCCGGTGCCGCTGGCCCCGGAGCGGGGCTTCCCGGAGCTGGAACGGCCCGCCGCGGCCAGCCCGCAGGGCAGCGCGCCCCCGGCGGACGCCGCGAGCGAGGAACTCGACATCGACGTCATCGAGGAGGAGCCCACGCCGCCCGTGGCCACGCCGCCCCCGGGCCTGGTGGCCCGGCCGCCCGCGCTCACGCCGCGCCAGGCACCCCCGCCGCCCCCGGAGGATGACTGGGGGGCGCAGTTCGGGCTCGACGAAGTCCCCGCGCCGCAGACCCAGCCCCTGGGCGAGTTCCCGGAGATCGACGCGGACGCGCTCGGCTCCGAGCAGGCCCCGGAGCAGCCTCCCCTGGAGCTGCCGGTGCTGTCCGCCGAGGAACTGGCGCCGCAGGCCGAGGCTGCCCCGGAGGTGGCTCCGGTGGAGGTGGCACCGGCCGCGGAGCCCGAGGCGTCCGCGCCCCCCATGGGCATGGAGATGGGGGCCCTGGCCGAGGCGTCCTCCTGGGCCGAGGCCCTGCCGGGCAGCGAGGAGGTTCCTCAGGAGAGTCCGTTCTCGGAGCCGCCGCCCCCGCCCCCTGCGGAGGCCGCGTCCGAGGTTCCGGTGATGTCCTTGGAGGAGCTCTCCGAGGACGGGATGCCGGTGCTGACCGCGGAGCCCGAGAACGCGGAAGACCTGGCGGCCATGGCCCAGCACGAGCCGCCCCCCGTGCCGGTGGCCCCGGAGCCGGAAGCCCTGGCGGAGCTTCCTCCCGCGGAGGACGCCTTCGCGGAAGCCCCGCTGCCCGAGCCGGTCCCGGACGTCTACGCCGTGGAGGCGCCTGCCGAGACCGAGGCCTTCGCGGCCCCGGTGGTGCCGGCCCCGATGCTGGGCGAGCTGGCGCCCGTGTTGCCCCTGGCGGATCCCGGCGCGCCGGGCACGTTCGCCGTGGGGCCGGAAGGCTGCTCGGTGAAGGTGGCGGGCCAGGTGCTGCTCCGGCTGGAGGGACTGGTGGCCTTTTCCGGCAACCTCACCTTCCAGCCCGAGACGAAGCGGTTCCGGGGCCGTGCCACGGACAAGCCGTTCGGGGAGGGCGCGGGACAGATGGTGCGCGCCAGCGGGCAGGGGGCGCTCTTCGTGGAGCCGGCCGCGCGCCGCTCCTTCGTGGCCATGGACCTGGGGGAGGAGTCTGCCTACTTCCGGGACGAGAGCGTCTTCGGCTTCGAGGAGCCGGTGGTGTTCGAGAACGGCCGGGTGCCCTCGGAGGTGGCGCCGGACCTGGACCTGGTGCACCTGCGGGGCAGTGGGAAGGTGCTGCTGAGCCTGGCGGGGCCGCTGCGGCTGGTGCCGGTGGGGATGCAGCGCCCGGTGTCGGTGCCGCTGACGCACCTGGTGGGCTGGCAGGGGAACCTGACGCCCCGGGTGGTGGCCCTGCTGCACGGAGGGGCCGGAGAGATCCTCAAGACGGCGGTGGAGCTGAGTGGCGAAGGATTTGCCCTCATCTGCCTGCCGGTCCGCTAG
- the pgsA gene encoding CDP-diacylglycerol--glycerol-3-phosphate 3-phosphatidyltransferase has product MDRATRKQRKREERARRRAARKESVLIQEFWNLPNMLTMGRILLIPLFVWFTYDADPFYSLMAGMVFAVASITDVVDGYLARKWNLITVVGKFMDPLADKLIAMAALVMMVRLGRVAAWVVIVLLARELIVSGLRTIAASEGMVIAAGQEGKWKTSLQLVGIISLCVHYVHPLDLGFRVVTVDYNLVGRVLVYLSSAFSVWSAVVYFRAFLAMLARRGKPDAQNA; this is encoded by the coding sequence ATGGACCGAGCCACGAGGAAGCAGCGAAAGCGCGAGGAGCGGGCGAGACGCCGGGCGGCTCGCAAGGAGAGCGTGCTCATCCAAGAGTTCTGGAACCTGCCCAACATGCTGACGATGGGCCGGATCCTCCTGATTCCGCTGTTCGTGTGGTTCACCTACGACGCGGATCCGTTCTACTCGCTGATGGCGGGCATGGTGTTCGCCGTGGCCTCCATCACGGACGTGGTGGACGGGTACCTGGCGCGCAAGTGGAACCTCATCACGGTGGTGGGCAAGTTCATGGACCCACTGGCCGACAAGCTCATCGCCATGGCGGCGCTGGTGATGATGGTGCGGCTGGGGCGGGTGGCCGCCTGGGTGGTCATCGTGCTGCTGGCGCGCGAGCTCATCGTCAGCGGGCTGCGCACCATCGCGGCGAGCGAGGGAATGGTCATCGCCGCGGGGCAGGAGGGCAAGTGGAAGACGAGCCTCCAGCTCGTGGGGATCATTTCACTCTGCGTTCACTATGTTCATCCACTGGATTTGGGCTTCCGGGTGGTGACGGTGGACTACAACTTGGTGGGCCGGGTGCTGGTGTACCTGTCGAGCGCGTTCTCGGTGTGGAGCGCGGTGGTGTACTTCCGGGCGTTCTTGGCGATGCTCGCCCGGCGCGGAAAACCCGATGCACAGAATGCTTGA
- a CDS encoding TIGR00730 family Rossman fold protein produces the protein MALKTVCVFCGSRPGARPEFLASATALGQELVRRGLTLVYGGASVGLMGAVADAVLSSGGRAVGVLPVSLQQREIGHTGLQELHLVNSMHERKALMAQRSDAFIALPGGFGTFEELFEIVTWGQLGLHQKPMGLLDVAGYYQPLLAMVRRAVDEGFIPEAQALPFAVSPSPEALLDRLQAGPTLQAAEKWLRRTEET, from the coding sequence ATGGCGTTGAAGACGGTGTGCGTGTTCTGTGGCTCGCGGCCGGGGGCCCGGCCCGAGTTCCTCGCCTCGGCCACGGCGCTGGGCCAGGAGCTCGTCCGGCGCGGGCTCACGCTCGTCTACGGCGGGGCCAGCGTGGGGTTGATGGGGGCCGTGGCGGACGCGGTGCTCTCCAGCGGGGGCCGGGCCGTGGGAGTGCTCCCGGTCTCCCTCCAGCAGCGGGAAATTGGCCACACCGGCCTGCAGGAGCTGCACCTGGTCAACTCCATGCACGAGCGCAAGGCGCTCATGGCCCAGCGCTCGGATGCCTTCATCGCCCTGCCCGGCGGCTTCGGCACCTTCGAGGAGCTGTTCGAAATCGTCACCTGGGGGCAGCTCGGCCTGCACCAGAAGCCCATGGGCCTGCTGGACGTGGCGGGCTACTACCAGCCGCTCCTGGCCATGGTCCGCCGCGCCGTGGACGAGGGCTTCATCCCCGAGGCGCAGGCCCTGCCCTTCGCCGTGAGCCCCTCCCCGGAGGCGCTGCTGGATCGGCTCCAGGCGGGGCCCACGCTCCAGGCGGCCGAGAAGTGGCTGCGGCGCACCGAGGAGACGTAA